The Alosa alosa isolate M-15738 ecotype Scorff River chromosome 9, AALO_Geno_1.1, whole genome shotgun sequence genome includes a region encoding these proteins:
- the LOC125300561 gene encoding flavin-containing monooxygenase 5-like: protein MVRRVAVIGAGPSGLACIKSCLDEGLEPTCFESSDDMGGLWKFKEVSEPNRASIYRSLTINISKEMMCYSDFPIPADYPNYMHHSKILKYFRLYAEHFKLLQRIRFQTSVKSVRQSPDFSLSGQWELVTENRDGEEERHVFDAVMVCSGHYTYPHIPLHDFPGIESFEGKYFHSWDYKGPEDLAGKRIVVIGIGNSGGDIAVESSRVAEEVYISTRRGAWVIRQVSDNGLPVDMKYNTRFVHILFQIMPMRFLNWFGEKKLNFMYDHTMYALKPKHRLFSQIPVINDDLPLRILAGSVVVKPNVREVRGSTLVFEDDTEVEKVDVIVFATGYSYDFPFLPASIKKKSGHRIGLYKHVFPPSLEHPTLAVVGFIHALGAIMAQAEMQSRWVTRVFKGLKKLPSPEVMIKAVENDTKDIDKNYICSKQSPLQVDFVSYMDDIAGEIGVRPSLLWLFFSDYPLFKKVLWGPVSSYQYRIMGPGKWSGARQAIFTQFDRMFQPLKTRPVDDSNKTSLAARVFKLSLVSVAGASAAYYLHKHPPAMFNNLISMVTPQKI from the exons ATGGTGCGCAGAGTAGCCGTGATCGGGGCAGGTCCCTCTGGGCTGGCCTGCATCAAGAGCTGCCTGGATGAAGGTCTGGAGCCCACCTGCTTCGAGAGCAGTGATGACATGGGGGGACTGTGGAAGTTCAAG GAAGTGTCTGAGCCTAACAGAGCGAGCATCTACCGCTCCCTGACCATTAATATCTCCAAGGAGATGATGTGCTACAGCGACTTCCCCATCCCCGCTGACTACCCCAACTACATGCACCATTCCAAAATCCTGAAATACTTCCGCCTCTATGCCGAGCACTTCAAGCTCCTCCAGCGCATTCGCTTCCAG acctCAGTAAAGAGTGTGAGACAGAGCCCTGACTTCTCACTTTCAGGTCAGTGGGAGTTGGTGACTGAGAACAGGGAcggtgaggaggagagacacgTCTTTGATGCGGTGATGGTCTGCTCCGGCCACTACACCTACCCCCACATCCCCCTACATGACTTCCCAG GTATAGAGTCCTTTGAAGGGAAGTACTTCCATAGCTGGGACTACAAAGGTCCAGAGGACCTTGCAGGGAAGAGGATTGTGGTGATCGGGATTGGGAATTCTGGGGGAGACATCGCAGTGGAATCTAGCCGAGTGGCTGAAGAG GTGTATATCAGCACCCGTCGTGGGGCCTGGGTGATCCGTCAGGTGTCCGACAACGGACTGCCTGTGGACATGAAATACAACACACGTTTCGTCCACATCCTCTTCCAGATCATGCCCATGAGGTTCCTGAACTGGTTCGGCGAGAAGAAGCTGAACTTCATGTATGACCACACCATGTATGCTCTGAAGCCAAAACACAG ACTGTTCAGCCAGATCCCTGTTATCAATGACGACCTGCCCTTAAGGATACTGGCCGGGTCCGTGGTGGTCAAACCCAATGTGAGGGAGGTCCGTGGTTCCACACTGGTGTTTGAGGATGACACTGAGGTCGAGAAG GTGGATGTGATCGTGTTTGCCACAGGCTACAGCTACGACTTCCCCTTCCTGCCGGCATCAATCAAGAAGAAGTCCGGCCACAGGATAGGCCTGTACAAGCACGTGTTCCCTCCCAGCCTGGAGCACCCAACCCTGGCCGTGGTTGGCTTCATCCATGCCCTGGGAGCCATCATGGCCCAGGCTGAGATGCAGTCTCGCTGGGTCACACGGGTCTTTAAAG gGCTAAAGAAGCTTCCCAGTCCTGAGGTGATGATAAAAGCTGTTGAAAATGACACCAAGGACATAGACAAAAA CTACATCTGCTCCAAGCAGTCCCCACTTCAGGTAGACTTTGTGTCCTACATGGATGACATTGCTGGAGAGATCGGCGTGAGACCTAGTCTGCTCTGGCTCTTCTTCAGCGACTACCCGCTGTTCAAGAAGGTCCTGTGGGGTCCAGTCAGCTCATACCAGTACCGCATCATGGGCCCAGGGAAGTGGTCCGGGGCCCGCCAGGCCATCTTCACCCAGTTCGACCGCATGTTCCAGCCACTGAAGACCCGGCCGGTGGATGACTCCAACAAGACGTCCCTGGCTGCCCGTGTGTTCAAACTTAGCCTGGTCAGCGTGGCTGGAGCCTCAGCAGCTTACTACCTTCACAAGCACCCTCCTGCAATGTTCAACAACCTCATCTCAATGGTCACTCCTCAGAAGATCTGA